Within the Gloeobacter kilaueensis JS1 genome, the region GCCTTTCTGGTGGCCGAAACCGGCCACCCGCGTCACCGTCATGCCGCTCACTCCCAGCTCGACGAGGGCCGATTTCACCGCCTCCAACCGTCCAGGCTGAATAATCGCTTCGATTTTTTCCATTTTTGTAGCCTTTGTTACTAGAACCTCAGCATAGGACGGCTCGCCGGTTTCTTGTAGTCTTTGTTACCAAAAGTCACTCCACCGGGGGCGAGCAGACTGGACAAAAAATGAGCAGATTTTGGTCTGGCACTTCCGCCGGTGCGGGAGGAGGCTGCTGTTGGAGACGACAACAGTAGCTGGGAGATGGTGATGGATATCTGGACATCGAAAAGACGGCTGGTAGTAGGCTTTCTGGTTCTGGGCGGAGTGGGTGTGGGGCTGGCCGCTGCCCAGGTAAACGCCTCCAGCCACCGCGAGGCACCCTTCATCACCACCCAGCCGAAACTGGACGGCACCGATTTTTATCTGTTCAACAGCTACGAGACGGGCCGTTCGGGCTTTGTGACGCTGATCGCCAACTACCTGCCCCTGCAAGATCCCTACGGTGGCCCGAACTACTTCCAGCTCGACCCGCAGGCGACCTACAGCATCCACATCGACAACAACGGCGATGCGAAGGCAGACATTTCTTTTAATTTCAAGTTCACCAACACCAACCAGAACCTTTCTTTGCCGATTGGCAGGCGGACCGTAGCTGTCCCCTTCATCAACGTCGGGCCGATCACGACCGCCGATCAGTCTGCCCTCAACGTCGTCGAGACCTACAAACTCAACGTCGTGCGCAGCGGCATCAGCCAGCCGGTGCGCAACGCCGCCGACGGCTCGACCACCTTCACCAAACCCGCCGACTACATCGGCACCAAGTCCTTCCCGGACTATCCGAGCTACGCAGCAAACTATATCTACAACATCAACATACCCGGTTGTGGGACGGCAGGCAGGCTGTTCGTCGGCCAGCGCAAGGATCCCTTCGTCGTCAACCTGGGCGAGGTCTTCGATCTGGTCAACGTCAGCAATCCACTGGGGGCAACGAACGCCGAGGCGGACGATCTGGCGGACAAGAACATCACCTCCCTCATCCTGGAGGTGCCCACCAGTTGCCTCGCCTCCGCCAGCAGCCCGATTATCGGCGGTTGGACCACCTCCAGCAACGCCCGAGGGCAGCAGTCGCGGCTGGCGAATCCGCTGGTGAACGAACTGGTGGTCGGTCTCAAGGACAAGGACACCTTCAACAGCAGCCAGCCCGTCCAGGATGCCCAGTTTTTGCCCTACGTCACCCACCCGACCCTACCGGCAGTGCTGCAGTTGCTCTTCGGCAGCGCCGGTGTCCAGGCACCGACGCTCCTGCCGCGCACCGACCTGGTTCAGGTGTTTCTCACCGGCGTTCCTGGCCTCAACCGGCCCCCCAGAGTCGCCCCCGCCGAGCTGATGCGCCTCAATACGAGCATCGCGGCTGTCCCGGCCTCCCAGCAGAACAACCTCGGGGTAATCGGCGGCGACAATGCCGGTTACCCGAACGGGCGGCGTCCGGGGGACGATGTCGTCGATATCTCGCTGCGGGTGGCGATGGGCAAGTTGCTGCCCGCCGACAAAGCTCCCTCCGGCCAGTTGCCCTTTACCGACGGTGCCTTCGTCGATGCGAGCTTCTTTGACCAGAGCTTCCCGTATCTGAAGACACCCATCCCCGGTTCTCCCAACAACACCCCCTGAGCCGATGCGTCCTCTGTTTGCCGGTGTGGTCTGGTGGTTCATCGGCCTGGTCTGGGCCGGGGCTGTCCAGGCTACACCTTATTTGCCTGCAAGCGACAATCAGGTGCTCGAACGGCTGCGCACCCGGCCCGCCGATCCGGCAGCGCGCGAACTGAGGGCACTGCGCAATCGACTGGCCCAAAAGCCCCGCGATCTGCAACTGGCTACAGGTCTGGCGAAGCGCTACATCGAGCAGGGCCGCCTCGAAGCGGACCCGCGCTACAACGGCTACGCCCAGGCGGCCCTCGCCCCCTGGTGGAACGCTCCCCATCCCCAGCCGCCGGTGCTTGTTCTGCGCGCCACCCTCCGCCAGAGCAACCACGACTTTGACGGTGCCGTGGCCGATCTGGAACAGGCCCGGAAAGTTGCCCCCGCCGATCCCCAGGTCTGGGTGACGCTGGCGCTGGTGCGGCAGGTGCGCGGCGAATATGCCGAGGCCAAGCGCGATTGCCTGCCGCTGCTGCACCTTTCGACGGAACTGGTCGCCATTACCTGCCTGGGTAGCGTGGCGAGCCTGAACGGCCAGGCCGCCGAAAGTTTTGCCCTGCTGGAGCGGGTGCTCGCCAGAAGCAGCACCGCCAGCGCGGCTGAAAAACTCTGGGCCCAGACGGTGCTGGCAGAAATGGCCGTGCGGCTCCGCCACCCTGGGCTGGCCGCGCCGCTTTTTAAGCGCGCCCTTGCCACTGGGCCCGACAGCTACCTGCTCGCTGCCTACGCAGATTTTCTGCTCGACGAGAATCGCCCCCAGGAGGCGATCGCTCTGCTTAAAGACCACACGCGGGTCGATGCGCTGCTGTTGCGCCTGGCGATTGCCGAGGCGGCGGTGGGGGCACCGGAGGCGGCCAACCACCGCCAGGCGCTCGCTGCCCGCTTCGCCGCTGCCCGCCTGCGGGGGGATACCGTTCACCGACGGGAGGAGGCCCGTTTTGCCCTGGAACTGGAGCGCCAGCCCGCCCAGGCTCTCGCCCTCGCCCTGGCTAACTGGCAGGTGCAGCGCGAACCGGCGGATGCCCGCGTATTGCTCGCTGCTGCCCTCGCCGCCCAGGACCGCGAAGCCGCCCGGCCTGTACAGGCGTGGCTGCGCCGCAACCACCTGGAAGATGCGCGCCTTGCGGCACTCGATAGACAACTGGGCCGCTGAGGAGGTCGCCAGCGTGAAAAGGTTCGTACTGCTTTTTCTTTGGGCCATTGCTCTGGTGGGGATTGTTCCGGCCCTGCCCGCCACCGCCCACAAGCCCAGCGACAGCTATCTGAGTATGAATATCGAGCGGGCGCACATCGGCGGGCAGTGGGACATCGCCCTGCGGGACCTCGACTATGGGATCGGGCTCGATGACAACGACGACGGAGCAATCACCTGGGGTGAACTGCGCGCTCGGCGCAGGGCGATCGAAGCCTATGCGCTTTCTCGACTGCAGGTGCGCGCCGATGGGAAAGCGTGTCCGCTCCAGCCTGTGAACCTCCTGGTAGATAACCACACCGACGGCACCTACGCGGTGCTGCGCTTCGCAGGCAACTGCCCCAGACCGGTCACGGCGGTCGAATTAAAGTATCAGCTCTTTTTTGACCTCGATCCCCAGCACCGGGGATTACTGAACCTGCGGACCGGCGGCCAGACCCAGACAGCGATCTTCAGCCCTGCCCAGGCCAGCCAGCGGCTCACCCTCACCTCTCACCCAATCGCCCAATTTCTCGATTTCGTCCGCGAGGGCGTCTGGCACATCTGGCTGGGCTACGACCACATTCTCTTTTTGCTGACGCTTTTGTTGCCGGCGGTGCTCACCCGCAAGGGCGGGCACTGGCAGGGAGCCAGTAGCCTGCGCCAGATCTTTGCAAACGTTCTGAAAGTCGTCACCGCCTTTACCCTCGCCCACTCGCTCACCCTCAGCCTCGCCACCCTAGGAGTGGTGCAACTGCCGTCCCGGCTGGTCGAATCGGCGATCGCCATCTCGGTCGTCTTCGCTGCCCTCAACAACCTCTATCCACTTGTGCAGCGCCGCCGCTGGCTGATTGCCTTTTGTTTTGGCCTGATTCACGGCTTTGGCTTTGCAGGCGTGCTGGCGGATCTGGGCCTGCCCAGAGCAGCGCTGCTGCTCGCTCTGGTCGGTTTTAACCTCGGAGTGGAAGCCGGGCAGATGGCGATCGTCGCTGCGTTCTTGCCGGTCGCTTTTGTGCTGCGCGATTCCTGGCTTTACCGCCGCCTCACCTTCGCCGGTGGTTCCGCCTTGATCGCGGCGATCGCCTGTATCTGGTTTGCAGAAAGACTGTTTGACTTTAAGGTGCTCGCTTTTTAGGGCGGAGCCTGTGACCTATTGCCGAGGGTCACAGAACGGTGAGGGGCCGAAAGCTTAGCAGCCCCGACCGGCAGCCGACTCTGCAGCCAGGTGGTGAATCTTTGCCGCCAGCCGGACGGAGCTACTGGGGCCTTCTCAGGGACGCGGCAGGCAGTGAGCGACTCGCACTCGGGACAGCGAATATCGGCTCCAGAACAGTCGAGGGGGCCAGGAAAGCGCGGCAGGTATTTGCCCACCGGATAGCAGACGATTGCGTTATGAAAGCGCAGGCGGATGCCGCAGCAGGGACAGGGGCCAAGGTGGCGATCCTGACAGGTCTGAACTTCGCGCACAAAGTAAGCCATGAGTGTTCGCTAAATAAACAGCTGAGAAGCGGAGGAGAGATAAACTTCCTCCGCTTCCGGATAACGAGCGGCAGTCTACTCCTGCTGCTGTTGCTGCTGGGCAATCGCCACCGTGCCGTCCGGGGCGGGGCGCACCGGGGCGGGCAGGCCGCCGCTGAAGGAGGCTTCCGGATCCGGGTAGCCCCAGATGCCCATCTCAGGCACATCCAGACCTGCCAGTTCGACATCCGGAGAGACTCTGAGGCCCACCACCGCATCGACGATCTTGAAGAAGATAAACGATGCGACGCCAACGACTACCGCGATCGTGATCGCGTCGATGAACTGGGCGACGAGCTGACCGCCGTCACCGGCAAGTACCCCCTTGACACGGCCCTTGACGCCGTTCCAGCCTTCGCCGTAGGTGCCGTCGGCAAAGATGCCCAGAGCGATCAGCCCCCAGGCACCGTTGGCAAAGTGGACAGCGATCGCACCGACCGGATCATCGATCTTGAGCTTGCGCTCGATAAATAGACCGGCCACGCAGACCCAGCCGCCGGCTAAGACACCGATGATCGCCGCCTGGGTGGGGTTGACGAAGGCGCAGGGGGCGGTGATCGCCACCAGGCCCGCCAGGATGCCGTTTACCGAGTAACCGGGATCGGGTTTGCCCTCGAAGATCCACATGTAGAACATCGCCGCCACACCGCCGAAGCCGCCCGCGATCATCGTGGTCACCGCCACATCGGAGATGCGCAGGTCGGTGGCTGAGAGGGTCGAACCGGGGTTGAAACCGAACCAGCCAAAGTACAGGATGATCGTACCGAGGATAGCCAGGGGCATGTTGTGGCCAGGGATGGCGCGCACTTCGCCGTTCGGTCCGTACTTGCCGATGCGCGGTCCGATGGCAATTGCACCGGCGAGGGCGACCGCACCGCCGATCTCATGGACGACGCCGGAACCGGCAAAATCGACCGCGCCGTGGCCGAGGCCAAATTTGACCCCCATGTCCGCGAGCCAGCCACCGCCCCAGACCCAGTTGCCGACCAGCGGATAGATGAACATACTCACCCAGAGGCCCATCAACAAGAAGCCTTTCCAGGTGATCCGCTCGGAAGTCGAGCCGGTCGGGATCGTGGCGGCGGTGTCCATAAAGACCATCTGGAACAAAAACAGCGCCAGAATCGAGACATCGTAGAAGTCGCCGCTCAGAAAGAAGCCCTTGGTGCCGATGATGTCGAAGCCCCCGATCGACAGTTCACCCGAGGCCCACGACAGCGCCGAAGTGTCCCCCAGCGTCGGCGTCGAACCGAAGCCGCCGAACATGAAGGCGAAACCACAGATGTACCAGCCGACCACGCCGACGCAGAAGACCATCATGTTCATCGTCATCGTGTGAGCGGCGTTCTTGGCGCGGCAGAAGCCCGTCTCCACCAGGGCAAAACCGGCCTGCATGAAGAAGACCAGAAAACCCGTCACCAGCGTCCAGGTCATGTTGATCCCGGCGCGCTCGTTGACGTGCAGCTTATAAAGTTCACTGAAGGCGTTTTTAACTGCCGGATCTTTGACATCCTTGAGGGTGTC harbors:
- a CDS encoding tetratricopeptide repeat protein, producing the protein MRPLFAGVVWWFIGLVWAGAVQATPYLPASDNQVLERLRTRPADPAARELRALRNRLAQKPRDLQLATGLAKRYIEQGRLEADPRYNGYAQAALAPWWNAPHPQPPVLVLRATLRQSNHDFDGAVADLEQARKVAPADPQVWVTLALVRQVRGEYAEAKRDCLPLLHLSTELVAITCLGSVASLNGQAAESFALLERVLARSSTASAAEKLWAQTVLAEMAVRLRHPGLAAPLFKRALATGPDSYLLAAYADFLLDENRPQEAIALLKDHTRVDALLLRLAIAEAAVGAPEAANHRQALAARFAAARLRGDTVHRREEARFALELERQPAQALALALANWQVQREPADARVLLAAALAAQDREAARPVQAWLRRNHLEDARLAALDRQLGR
- a CDS encoding HupE/UreJ family protein gives rise to the protein MKRFVLLFLWAIALVGIVPALPATAHKPSDSYLSMNIERAHIGGQWDIALRDLDYGIGLDDNDDGAITWGELRARRRAIEAYALSRLQVRADGKACPLQPVNLLVDNHTDGTYAVLRFAGNCPRPVTAVELKYQLFFDLDPQHRGLLNLRTGGQTQTAIFSPAQASQRLTLTSHPIAQFLDFVREGVWHIWLGYDHILFLLTLLLPAVLTRKGGHWQGASSLRQIFANVLKVVTAFTLAHSLTLSLATLGVVQLPSRLVESAIAISVVFAALNNLYPLVQRRRWLIAFCFGLIHGFGFAGVLADLGLPRAALLLALVGFNLGVEAGQMAIVAAFLPVAFVLRDSWLYRRLTFAGGSALIAAIACIWFAERLFDFKVLAF
- a CDS encoding ammonium transporter, translating into MNPKKRCQGNPLLGFLFALLLLLGAGTITSVQEAFAQAPAPAAAPTGDPTGETSAFANGVANPLKIDDTLKDVKDPAVKNAFSELYKLHVNERAGINMTWTLVTGFLVFFMQAGFALVETGFCRAKNAAHTMTMNMMVFCVGVVGWYICGFAFMFGGFGSTPTLGDTSALSWASGELSIGGFDIIGTKGFFLSGDFYDVSILALFLFQMVFMDTAATIPTGSTSERITWKGFLLMGLWVSMFIYPLVGNWVWGGGWLADMGVKFGLGHGAVDFAGSGVVHEIGGAVALAGAIAIGPRIGKYGPNGEVRAIPGHNMPLAILGTIILYFGWFGFNPGSTLSATDLRISDVAVTTMIAGGFGGVAAMFYMWIFEGKPDPGYSVNGILAGLVAITAPCAFVNPTQAAIIGVLAGGWVCVAGLFIERKLKIDDPVGAIAVHFANGAWGLIALGIFADGTYGEGWNGVKGRVKGVLAGDGGQLVAQFIDAITIAVVVGVASFIFFKIVDAVVGLRVSPDVELAGLDVPEMGIWGYPDPEASFSGGLPAPVRPAPDGTVAIAQQQQQQE
- a CDS encoding DUF4331 domain-containing protein; the encoded protein is MDIWTSKRRLVVGFLVLGGVGVGLAAAQVNASSHREAPFITTQPKLDGTDFYLFNSYETGRSGFVTLIANYLPLQDPYGGPNYFQLDPQATYSIHIDNNGDAKADISFNFKFTNTNQNLSLPIGRRTVAVPFINVGPITTADQSALNVVETYKLNVVRSGISQPVRNAADGSTTFTKPADYIGTKSFPDYPSYAANYIYNINIPGCGTAGRLFVGQRKDPFVVNLGEVFDLVNVSNPLGATNAEADDLADKNITSLILEVPTSCLASASSPIIGGWTTSSNARGQQSRLANPLVNELVVGLKDKDTFNSSQPVQDAQFLPYVTHPTLPAVLQLLFGSAGVQAPTLLPRTDLVQVFLTGVPGLNRPPRVAPAELMRLNTSIAAVPASQQNNLGVIGGDNAGYPNGRRPGDDVVDISLRVAMGKLLPADKAPSGQLPFTDGAFVDASFFDQSFPYLKTPIPGSPNNTP